In Perca fluviatilis chromosome 18, GENO_Pfluv_1.0, whole genome shotgun sequence, one genomic interval encodes:
- the gje1 gene encoding gap junction epsilon-1 protein — protein MSLNYIKNFYEGCLRPPTVIGQFHTLFFGSVRMFFLGVLGFAVYGNEALHFSCDPDRREINLYCYNQFRPITPQVFWALQLVTVLVPGAVFHLYAACKNIDQEEILERPIYTVFYIISVLLRIILEVIAFWLQSHLFGFQVHPLYKCDASALEKAFNVTKCMVPEHFEKTIFLSAMYTFTVITILLCVAEIFEILCRRLGYLSNQ, from the exons ATGTCTTTAAACTACATCAAAAACTTCTATGAAGGATGC ctCAGGCCTCCTACGGTGATAGGCCAGTTCCACACCTTGTTCTTCGGCTCGGTGCGGATGTTCTTTTTGGGAGTTCTTGGCTTCGCTGTGTACGGAAATGAGGCGCTGCACTTCAGCTGTGACCCCGATCGCCGAGAAATCAACCTGTACTGCTACAACCAGTTCAGACCCATAACACCTCAG GTCTTTTGGGCGTTACAACTGGTAACAGTGCTAGTTCCTGGGGCGGTCTTCCACCTCTACGCAGCCTGTAAGAACATTGACCAGGAAGAGATCCTCGAACGACCCATCTACACCGTATTCTACATAATTTCTGTTCTGCTTCGCATCATTCTGGAAGTCATCGCCTTCTGGCTACAAAGCCACCTCTTTGGCTTCCAG GTCCACCCTCTGTACAAATGTGATGCCAGTGCTTTGGAAAAGGCCTTTAATGTGACAAAGTGCATGGTGCCCGAACACTTTGAAAAAACCATCTTCCTCAGTGCCATGTACACCTTCACCGTGATCACCATACTCCTCTGTGTTGCTGAGATTTTTGAGATACTCTGCCGACGGCTTGGTTATCTTAGCAACCAATGA